The DNA sequence TCAACGTCGAACATATCATGGCCAATGTGCAAGAGGTCACGCTAAGGGAAAATGGCGAGATCGCCTCCCTGGAAACCGATTGCCGGGGCAGTATTGGCGCCGACTTTTTTATCGATTGCAGTGGCTTTGAATCCTTGCTTATCGACAAGACGCTCAAGGTGCCCTTTGTCGATAAGTCTCATCAGCTGTTTGCCGACAAGGCAATAGCAGTGCAGGTACCCATTGATGAGAATGAGGCGATCCCGCCTTATACCCTGGCGACGGCGCATCAGGCCGGCTGGATATGGGATATCGCCTTGACCCATAGGCGCGGTGTCGGGTTTGTCTACTCCTCTAAATATATGGATGATGACACAGCGCTTAACAAGCTCTCCCGTTATCTGGGACAGGATATCGCCCAGTATCAGTATCGGGTCTTGCCGATGAAGCTTGGCTATCGCAGGGAGTTCTTGCATAAGAATTGCCTCTCCTTGGGATTGGCTCAGGGCTTCCTCGAGCCCTTAGAAGCCACCTCTATCTTGCTGACCGATTTTGCCGCAGGCTTCGTGGCTAATCGCATGCCTAAGGATAGCGAGGCGCTTGCCTTGCTCTCTGAACAATTTAATCAGGTGATGACCTATGCCTGGGAGCGCGTCGTCGAATTTATCAAGATGCACTACTGCCTGTCAGACAGGAGTGATGCGCCGTTCTGGGTCGATAATCGCGATTCGGAAACGATCCCCAGTGAACTCGCCACTCGACTCAAGCTGTGGCAAAACCATTACCCCATAAGGCAAGATTTCTTCAGCAAGTTTGAGGTGTTCGACTTAGAGAACTATCTCTATGTCCTCTATGGCATGCATTATCCAACGGCGCCTCAAGTTGCAGCTAAAGATCGCAGAGAAGCCTGGCAGGCCCAGGCTAGGCAGATAGCGAGTGTGGGTGAGCACCTGATGAAGGAGCTGCCAGAACACAGGGAGTTGCTAGAGAAGATCGCGGTATATGGCTTACAAAAATGTTGAGCTCGAAGCGCTATGATGTTTGATTTTTGAAAGGGCACAATCGATTTGGCGGGGCGTAGTTTATTCCAACGTCCCGCCATTAGCTTGCAGCGGATGCTTATTGTAGCTTGTCGAACTGGTTTTGCTTGGCGATAAGGCGAGACAGCTGGTTGAGCGAGGCTCTGTGAGCATAGACGATAGGCAGCAAACCTTTCTTTCTTAGCTCGAGGAAATCCTCATCGCTTAGCTCGTTCAGCACCTTATCGTCGATCAGGTAGACACCATTGATGTTGATCTTCTGCTCAGATCTTTCCAGCTTAATCGTTAGCTGCTGAGAAACCAGTAAGTTCTTATCTGCCAGGTATTGGCAAACGGCCTGTGTCTGTTGATGCATGGCGGCGACATCCAGCAGGGCATTGGTTCGCGCCGTCAGGTATTCACTGCGCTCACCCTCGTCGGTGAAGAGTCGATTACCAGCGTCCTCTGACACCATAGGGCTCTCCTCATCGATACAGACGATCACATTGTCGCCTTCCTCCGAGGTTCTGGCGATGGACAGAGGCGCATTGCTAAAGCCGATTGGGCTGATGGGCGCATCCCATTGGTTGCTCTGGCAGTAGAGGTTAACTTCGGGCTCGATCCCCATGATGGCCACCGGAATAAACTGGCCGGTCTCGCCATTCTTCACGAAGACGATGGGGAATTCGGCTGCCAGGCTAGGGATCTCCCTGGCCAGCACTGGGATCAGGTGTTCCTTGTTGAAACGGCTGAAATCGTTTGAATGCGTCAGCTTGATGTTGAGATGTTTTTCTGTCGATAGGGGGACAATCTTTGCCATGTTTTTACCTTAGTTAATTTTAGTTTGTGGTGTCTGTTCCTAGCCCACTGTTCGTTAGGCTGGGAAACGCTGGGTTAATCTTTTACCGCTAGTGGCGACCATAGTGCAAGCATTAATAGATCAAGCAGGCGCTAAAATGGTGCGATAAAGGCGTTAAGTTGAGCAACTTTCACTATTCGGCGCTTCGAATTAGATTTATCGCTGGTAGGGCATGAGTTTGCGCTTCTTAATCCCCTTCTCATAGGACCTTCTATTTTCTTTAAGAAATCATCTGGCGCCACACTCAGAATCATAGGCCTTTTTCGTTAGCATTGGTGCTCGTTTTCGGCTTTGCCATCTTCTGGATGTTACCAATAGTTGACAGCGTTGTCATATTTATGTGGCATTTGATGTTGGGTACTGTCTTTGTAGCTGTGTCTGCGAGTGGCGGTTTTCAACGGGCAGATAAAAAATTGCCTCAGAATGTCAAAAAAATGTAGAAATTCTGTTCTTTCTTAGGTAGATTAATGAATGACAGCGTTGTCATTTGCTTGTGTGGCACGTTCGTTTTGTAAGGTTTGCATTGTTAGGAAGAGGTCTCCTAACTTGTGCATTGGCAGTAGCCATTAAGTTTGTAGCAATGGTTATTGTGTTTGTTTTTTCCTATAGTCTCTCCCCAGATACTAGAGATGGCTAGATGTGTTATGTCTCAATTGGCGCCTTTATCGGCGACCCTTGATACATGATGCATCTAGCGCTTTTTTCTGGATTAGAGTGACGCCTGATGAGTGGGCTCTAGGGAAATGCGGAGCAGCGCGCACAGTACAGCACAGCACAGCGTGGCGTTCGCTGTCTTGCAGAGGTTCAGATTAAATAAACAGATTTCTTTCATTGTCAGATGACTTTTCAAAGCCAGAGTGGTTTCCAAAGCCAGATTGTAAGCCTTAGTCAGGTTGGTTTCGGGGAGCCGCTAGATTTGTACAAGTCTGACGATGATCTATTTTCGCGGCGGCATTTTTGTTAATCGGCCAAGATGCGGCGGCAAATAAGACCAAGCGCAATAAGTAAGTGATCAGCAATAGCGCAGGGAAAATGTTTGAGAGCAAGGCTGAATTTTTAGGTAAGTAGTTATTCTACAATCAAAAAAGTAATGCAGTTATCGAACGTTTTAACAAGTTAGCTTGAACAGTTATTTATTAGGATTGGCATAAAGTGGTGGCTA is a window from the Shewanella loihica PV-4 genome containing:
- a CDS encoding tryptophan halogenase family protein; protein product: MDIKRILILGGGTAGWLAANHLGKALEHRQDVTITLVESPDIPIIGVGEGTVPAIRQSLKRFGISESEFIRRCDVTFKQSIKFVNWMDKDRHGAGNFYHHLFDMPSPLGEDLTQHWLDNTNTAYGDMVSPQHKVCEAGRAPKRITHSEYEGALGYAYHLNAAKFAKLLAENAIRRFNVEHIMANVQEVTLRENGEIASLETDCRGSIGADFFIDCSGFESLLIDKTLKVPFVDKSHQLFADKAIAVQVPIDENEAIPPYTLATAHQAGWIWDIALTHRRGVGFVYSSKYMDDDTALNKLSRYLGQDIAQYQYRVLPMKLGYRREFLHKNCLSLGLAQGFLEPLEATSILLTDFAAGFVANRMPKDSEALALLSEQFNQVMTYAWERVVEFIKMHYCLSDRSDAPFWVDNRDSETIPSELATRLKLWQNHYPIRQDFFSKFEVFDLENYLYVLYGMHYPTAPQVAAKDRREAWQAQARQIASVGEHLMKELPEHRELLEKIAVYGLQKC
- a CDS encoding SapC family protein, with the translated sequence MAKIVPLSTEKHLNIKLTHSNDFSRFNKEHLIPVLAREIPSLAAEFPIVFVKNGETGQFIPVAIMGIEPEVNLYCQSNQWDAPISPIGFSNAPLSIARTSEEGDNVIVCIDEESPMVSEDAGNRLFTDEGERSEYLTARTNALLDVAAMHQQTQAVCQYLADKNLLVSQQLTIKLERSEQKININGVYLIDDKVLNELSDEDFLELRKKGLLPIVYAHRASLNQLSRLIAKQNQFDKLQ